aggatatttttggatattaGTTCTGAATATAATTAACAGTACTAAGTATATAAATCCAATTTGGAtatgtgaaatatttttatttatatctgGTTTGGTTCAGGTTTTTAGATACCAAAGTTTTGAAGTTGTTCAGATATTCAACCAGTTTTAGTTCGAGTTCTGTACTATTTTTCTAAATCGAATTTGGTTTATGTTTTTTGGATACGGGTCTTTCGCTAGTACTAACTTTAGTTTAGACCGTCTAATTTAAGTAACATGATACAAGATTAATAACAGTTGTTTATAACGTTTAATGTTAAGTTAGAAATATGTTTTCGACTTCAAATAATAAGGCattcaaagaaaatattttcaaatttattattaattaacataataaaatttatatttttaataaaatttattttggtaattttaagagacaaaaactaaaaaaactacttagaagatttgttatatatatattaaaattgaaaataataaaattgaaataattttctttgAATACTTTATGTGAAaacttcaaattaaaaaatatataaattgacaAATTTTTCGTATAGTCTTTAAGTACTCTCTATTAATATATCACTTCTCGTGTTAACTGATCgcttatcctttttttttatcaaccgaCGATCGGTTActttatattctatttttctctctttttcccTTATGCTGCCATGatcgaattataattttttctttcatgttGGTCTCAACAAAggcagtttttttttcatattacaATTCTCAGTATAGATTgattattcattttttattttctgaacaaaactatttttccctttattttttaaattttgacaaTCTATCAGTCTTATGccataaacatatatttaaaatattttatcactTGTTAAAATTTAGCTTgtacttttataataaattattttatcatcaaaaagTTGAAtagtagaaaatgaaattatttgttCAAAAGTGACTGAATCTAAAacagttttttatatttatttattatatacatatattcatataactaaaattataaaaatattctgaatttttttggttatttattttatgtatttataaataaatattaaaatttatatatattttaatatatatgcttTTGGTTTATAGTTTTCTGGATCAGTGCACTGTTAATTAGTAACATGCTGATGATACTTTTCTTTTGGGAGaatctctgtttttttattatctataatgtataaattattatatcatATTCCGTTGTATTATCTTTTCGGTTGAAGTTTTTTGATGTTATGTTATGATATTCATCCTCAATTTtcattatgaaaaaataaattttataatcgtATCGTTGAAATAGttttaatgaaataattttattttcaaaatataaatctttgatatgtttgttttattacaccatatcattttatttatacacgCATCAAGAATTGGTAAGTAAGGAGAATAAATAAGACGGCGAAAACTAAACCTAGTACCAATAGAAAAATTTTACTGTACTCAAGTCGCATGTGTGTTTAACTATGAAGAGTTTTATGTACCAGTAGAAAAGTTTTAGTGTATTCCAGTCGTGTGTGTGTTCTGAAAAGGTTTATGTATGCATTGATCTCAAGATTATGATGacataaaaatgtttaaaaaaaagaaaagaagataagataaaaaatttatcgcttatattttacttatgttttgcttatatattatttattttagattttttgtttcactttcatgtttagttattgtttaattatttattatgacaaacttaatgtttttattactaaaacaaaTCCAGTTcacaaatataaacaaaatttaaaatttatatatttcgcattaaatttaaattttatcaaaataattattctcTTTAAAGCGTGAATAAAAACTTACTTACCTTTATCATTGGAATCACAAATTTTTCCAATCAATAtggttatttaatttttttattatcatacAATACTGGCATTGAACATCTTCACCGTCTTATCATCACCCATTTGAGCTAAATCTAATTCAAATCAACAAGTGAGCTTGGTTAACCACTTCTTCCTTTATATAGTTTACATATCAGATGTACATTCAAATGAAATATTTTCAATCATCACAACTAGTATATCTACTGTTTTTTACCTGAACATTTATTTAATGCAATTTAATGCATCGATCActatattattacaaatatttgttttctcttaaaatagttaaataaaaattaatgtattttaatttgatttcaCTTGCTAGAAGAGTGCATATATTAATAAGAGAGACAAACAAAAGAGATCTTTGTACATGATGAATATTAGTTGAAACTTATAAGGATGATGATTTTTACAAATGTCTATAAAGTTTGGTGATTTACAGATctaataaatgtattttaaatgttaacttaaaatcatattttttttcttcagattTATGTCTATGTAttgttatcatatatttttctaaattatcaAACATTCACGGTAAAGTCAAATCCATAAATAAATCTGTATGGTTGAATAACTGTAGATGTCAATTAGTATTTAGGAATCACTTAATGAATAACATGTTATTAGAGATTGACCAGCACACAACTGTGAggatattaattttattatttttataaattaatatttgtttttgataattagtattatatattttatatgtttcatCATATAATTTATTGCATgagtatttgaatatttttaagtttttatacaTCATAATCGAACCCAAATAAAATCGGATAATATGATTACTTTTGgttatttggttattttttggttatttttaatttgaatttaaaatacCTAAATCGAATCGGTTAATATGATTACTTTTGGTACAACTATCCGAACCTGTTTCAGATATATTGGGTTTTAGATACTTTAAGCTTTCTATACATCAAAACCGAATCAATCAAGACTTGGGAGGAGTGAACTTGAAACCcatccaaaattttataatatccgAATGAAgcctaatttcaaaacaaaacaaaaatgatactCATAAGAAACAACTTGTACCTAAACGGATACCCAAATGTATATACCTAATtgattttgtaaagaaataaaaaaaaattgttaaccaTTTTGAATTCTTGTCACAAATAGAGCAATTTCATTGAGACATATCAAATTACTATGGTTAATATGCAAATAAATTATGTTGAAATATTATAGTAAGGATAATTAACGTAGTTAAAAAGAGTaagaaataaaatgtaaaagataGGAGTATAAAAAAACACTTCAAAATATGTAAACTATCAAATAAATTCTTACAATTGTCTTTacaattcatcatcatcatttatgTTTTGTATTTATGTAATAAATGACGTCGCATTATATatctagaaaaaataataaatgaattgattataattaataaaaaaatggaatgaaaataatattaaaaatcagtAAGGATCACTTAAAaatagacaattttttttttgtagttcagttttaatagaatagattctgataaatatttttaaaagtattaagTTAAAAACAATAAATCTATATAAATGCAGCAAGGCTAGATATGAGCAATTAATGGAAGTTTTGGGCCAtatgaactataattaaatggGCCGAAATAGATAATTTATTGGGATTTATGACCCAATAAAAGATTTCAAGCTGAACAAAAAGCGAAACCCTTGTCGCTCGCTCTCTCCGCCTTCTTTccgcaaaaagaaaaagaaaaagaaaaactcaaaatcagTGGATGATGGCCAAGAGAATCGGTGGACCCGGGAAATCTAGGGACGAAGACTCAACCATCTTGGGGAGGATCTCCAACTCCGACATCGTATCTCATGGAAGACGCGCCGCCGGAGATGCCGTCGGAGTGTCGAAGAAATTGCTGTGGAGCACCGGAAAAGCGGCGTGGATCGCTGGTACAACGTTTCTCATCCTTGTTGTTCCGTTGATCATCGAGATGGATCGTGAAGCTCAGCTCAACGAGATAGATCTTCAACAGGCTAGCCTCCTCGGAGCTCCGGCCCAACCTATGCAAAGGGGAGTCTAGTAAAACCCTATGAACTGAGGGTTCTTGGTGTTTTGTCTGTTTTACTAGTTACTGTTGTGGTTTTGTTGGATTTGGATTCTTATATTATTTCTTTGAATGGATTAACCCTCTAATGGACTGCTTAGACATGGATGGTGGTCTTCTTCATGTtacttttaagttttatataagCGTATGGACGTGATTGCGTCGTTATGTTTTATTGAACACTTCGGTTTCGATGCTAGAATTATTTGGAAATAGATGCATATTCTCTGTCTAGCTTATCTTATAACTAAACTGGTGTTCTTAGAAACGATCATTCCTGTTCGAACTATttggaaataataataatttcgtTTCATATTTTGCAAATAAAGGTTGAGATGATAAGTGGTTTGTAATTGTACTAGTGTTGGTATTGTATTATAATCGAATTCAAATTGGGAAATGCAAGTATGTGAACTGTAAATTGAAAAACTAAACTCAGACGATTATTCTGAGGTTTTTGATTCTCTATCGAACTTGGGGGTTGTGTCTTGAGTGATAACTAATGTTTATAAACATAGTGGGGACATTTGTTAGGTATCTGTTTTGATTACTTCATAAATAATCAAATGACAATGATGATTTCCACTTTGATCTCAAGATTACCATCTGCAATAAACTTAAATTTTCTAGAAGAAATTTATCATATTCCCACTATTCAATCTTTAGAAGATCTTAAGCGCCCATTACCACATCTTCCAATTAGTATGTcatttgtgatttagaaaatcatcaacaaaacataaaattaaagaatatAGACCAGCTCTATCGGctataatcaattaaaaactgctgttaaacaaacataaaatcacACCAATAGTATTAAGGTTTCGAATGGTGACCATCGTCCTCTCCCGCcccgcagttaacagtaacaaaaatctctacatatactatatatctatacatttttataactgttaaaagcGCACCGCAGTTGAACCGCTTATCCCGCACAGCTCAAACCGCAGTCACTATTCGGATACCCTCTTTCTCTTGAATTTGGATGTTTTACGAGTTTCATACATTTCAAAGAAACTAATTGTGATACCAAGTATAACCTCTAGCTCTCTGTAAAATAATAtccacattcttttttttttttaacacaaaatccACATTCTATTTTCTCCAACTAGTAAGGC
The nucleotide sequence above comes from Brassica napus cultivar Da-Ae chromosome A9, Da-Ae, whole genome shotgun sequence. Encoded proteins:
- the LOC125577904 gene encoding mitochondrial import receptor subunit TOM9-2-like — encoded protein: MMAKRIGGPGKSRDEDSTILGRISNSDIVSHGRRAAGDAVGVSKKLLWSTGKAAWIAGTTFLILVVPLIIEMDREAQLNEIDLQQASLLGAPAQPMQRGV